From Catharus ustulatus isolate bCatUst1 chromosome 6, bCatUst1.pri.v2, whole genome shotgun sequence, a single genomic window includes:
- the TPCN2 gene encoding LOW QUALITY PROTEIN: two pore calcium channel protein 2 (The sequence of the model RefSeq protein was modified relative to this genomic sequence to represent the inferred CDS: deleted 1 base in 1 codon) has protein sequence MEAGAEAEPLLPPRRWRAARGLWRQRGDARSAAEDGAGADNDLYINQAIVFIEDAIQYRSINHRVDSKSLWLYRWYYSRTCQWILSLTITVILALAFIEEPSSLTVTSDVRYRLPAWNPPCGLTESIELLCFLVFMVDVSVKSYLIGWKEFWKNKWLMAYILTLIVSLADWIVSLSFFCNESVRIRRILRPFFLLQNSSMMKKTLKSINSTLPEMASVVLLLAVHLSLFTMFAMLLFARTKDNQQDKEWVVYFRNLPDSLTSLLVLLTTANNPDVMIPAYSKNRAYSIFFILFTVLGNLFLMNLLTAIIYNQFRGYLLKSVQSSLFRRRLGIRAAFEVLSSLKETPASAQQSCVSVGALLQVLQKAEMDSRCKQAIMRSLKMCSCDQLSAAQFQKLFEELDKDAIKQHPSSPEYQSRFMQKMQFAFGHPYFGYLGNVVALANIISICVVLVMDADKQPSERDDFFLGAINCFFILYYLLEMLLKILAMGLKRYLSYPSNRFDGLLTIILLILEIATFAVYGFPHPGWRPEFMGLLSLWDMVRLVNMLIVFRFLRIIPNMKFMALVVTTLLDLVKNLRAFAGILLVVFYAFAITGIMLFKGAVVPLGNTSAANTTHDNGTLQCGTYEQLEYWPNNFDDFAAAVVTLWDVMVVNNWQVFLDAFSRYSSPWAKIYFVAWWLISSVIWVNLFVALLLENFIHKWDRRCQRESLSDIEYQRTVELMFRDVLEEPTEEELMEKLHQHPHLQLCR, from the exons ATGGAGGCCGGCGCTGAGGCGgagccgctgctgccgccgcggcGCTGGCGGGCGGCCCGCGGGCTGTGGCGGCAGCGCGGCGATGCCCGCTCGGCCGCCGAGGACG GTGCTGGAGCTGATAATGACCTTTATATAAACCAAGCCATAGTATTTATTGAAGATGCAATACAA TATCGATCTATAAATCACCGTGTGGACTCCAAATCCCTGTGGCTTTATCGATGGTACTATTCCAGGACTTGCCAGTG GATTTTGAGCTTAACCATTACTGTAATATTGGCTTTGGCTTTCATTGAAGAGCCTTCCTCACTCACTGTTACATCGGATGTGCGGTACCGCCTTCCTGCCTGGAATCCTCCCTGTGGCCTCACGGAGAGCAttgagctgctctgcttcctcGTGTTCATGGTTGATGTGTCTGTGAAG AGTTACTTAATTGGATGGaaagaattttggaaaaataaatggctAATGGCATATATACTGACATTAATTGTTTCCCTTGCTGATTGGATTGTGTCACTGAGTTTTTTCTGCAATGAG AGTGTGAGAATAAGAAGAATCCTTCGCCCGTTCTTTCTCCTCCAGAATTCTTCTATgatgaagaaaacattaaaaagtatTAACAGCACATTACCTGAAATGGCCAG TGTTGTTCTACTACTGGCTGTTCATCTGTCTCTTTTCACTATGTTTGCCATGCTGCTCTTTGCTCGAACAAAG GATAACCAGCAGGATAAGGAGTGGGTCGTGTATTTCCGGAAC TTACCGGATTCTCTGACGTCACTGCTGGTCCTGCTGACTACTGCAAATAATCCTGATG TAATGATACCTGCATATTCTAAGAATCGAGCATATTCAatcttcttcatcctcttcaCTGTATTAG GCAACTTGTTTTTGATGAATTTGCTTACAGCAATAATATACAACCAGTTTCGAGGGTACCTTCTG AAATCAGTTCAGTCCTCCCTCTTCAGGAGGCGGCTGGGAATCCGGGCTGCATTTGAGGTGCTGTCTTCCCTGAAAGAGACTCCTGCTAGTGCACAACA gtCCTGTGTGAGTGTTGGGGCCTTACTACAGGTGCTGCAGAAAGCTGAGATGGATTCTCGCTGCAAGCAAGCCATCATGAGA TCACTCAAAATGTGCTCCTGTGACCAGCTGTCAGCTGCCCAGTTCCAGAAGCTCTTTGAAGAACTAGACAAAGATGCCATTAAGCAA CACCCTTCCAGTCCAGAGTACCAATCCCGTTTTatgcagaaaatgcagtttgCCTTTGGCCATCCCTACTTTGGATACTTGGGGAATGTGGTAGCCCTGGCAAACATTATTTCTATTTGT GTGGTTTTGGTGATGGATGCTGATAAGCAGCCGTCTGAAAGAGATGACTTCTTCCTGGGG GCTATCAACTGCTTCTTCATCCTGTACTATCTGCTGGAAATGTTGCTGAAAATCTTAGCAATGGGCTTGAAAAGATACTTGTCTTACCCAAGCAATAGATTTGATGGACTTCTGACTATAATTTTGCTG ATTCTGGAGATTGCAACTTTTGCTGTGTATGGATTTCCTCACCCTGGCTG GAGACCTGAGTTCATGGGGTTGTTATCCCTGTGGGATATGGTGCGGCTGGTGAACATGTTAATTGTGTTCAGGTTCCTGCGGATTATCCCGAACATGAAG TTCATGGCTTTGGTTGTTACTACATTGCTGGATCTGGTGAAAAACTTAAGAGCCTTTGCAGGAATCCTTTTG GTGGTTTTCTATGCATTTGCTATAACTGGCATAATGTTATTTAAAGGTGCTGTTGTTCCCTTGGGAAATACCAG TGCTGCCAACACAACTCATGACAATGGCACTCTGCAGTGTGGGACCTATGAGCAGCTGGAGTACTGGCCCAACAACTTTGATGACTTTGCT GCAGCAGTGGTGACCCTCTGGGATGTGATGGTGGTGAACAACTGGCAAGTCTTTTTGGATGCATTTTCAAGATATTCCAGTCC GTGGGCAAAGATCTATTTTGTAGCCTGGTGGTTGATCTCCTCTGTCATCTGGGTTAATCTCTTCGTAGCTTTACTTCTGGAG AACTTTATTCACAAGTGGGACCGTCGCTGCCAGCGAGAGTCTCTTTCAGATATTGAATACCAGCGGACAGTTGAACTCATGTTCAG AGATGTTTTGGAAGAACCTACAGAGGAGGAGTTGATGGAAAAACTGCACCAGCACCCACACCTGCAGTTATGTAGGTGA